Part of the Mycolicibacterium thermoresistibile genome, GCCGATGTTCCGTCCGACCGGGCAAACCGAGCCGGCCGACCTGCCCGCCGACGAGATCGCACCCACCGATTTCGCCAAACACGTGCGGCCGATGCTCACCCCGGACAAGTTCGAGGACCGGGCGGCCATCACCGGTATCGGCGCCTCCCGGATCGGCCGGCGGCTCATGGTCCCGCCGCTGTCGCTGACCATCGAGGCGTGTGAGGCCGCCGTCGCCGACGCCGGGCTGACCTTCGACGACATCGACGGGCTGTCCACCTACCCGGGCATCGACACCGCCGGGATGGGCGAGGGCGGGGTCACCGCGTTGGAAGGCGCGCTGGGTCTGCGTCCCACCTGGATAAACGGCGGTATGGACACCTTCGGTCCGGGCGGGTCGGTGATCGCGGCGATGATGGCCGTCGCCACCGGGCTGGCCCGCCATGTGCTGTGCTTCCGCACCCTGTGGGAGGCGTCGTTCAACCAGTTGATGAAGGAGGGCCGGCTGGCGCCCCCGATGGGCGCCCGGACCACCAGCTGGCAGATGCCGTTCGGCGCCACGTCCGCGGCGCACACGTTGGCGCTCAACGCACAACGGCACTTCCACCGGTACGGCACCACCCGCGAGACGTTGGGCTGGATCGCTTTGAACCAGCGCGCGAACGCCGCACTCAACCCGACCGCGGTGTACCGCGATCCGCTGACCATGGACGACTACCTCAACGCCCGGCCGATCACCACGCCGTTCGGCCTGTACGACTGCGATGTGCCGTGTGACGGCGCGGTGGCGGTCATCGTGTCGGCGGTCGACGCGGCCCGAGACCTGCGCAAGCCTCCCGTGCTGGTGGAGGCGGTCGGAACCCAGATCATCGAGCGCACCGACTGGGACCAGACCACCCTCACCCACGAGCCGCAGGTGCTGGGCCAGTCGGCTCACCTGTGGAGCCGCACCTCGCTGCGCCCCGAGGACGTCGACGTCGCGCAACTGTATGACGGATTCACGTTCAACTGTCTGTCGTGGATCGAGGCGCTCGGGTTCTGCGGGATCGGTGAGGCCAAGGACTTCCTCGACGGCGGCCGCAACATCGCCCGGGACGGGGTGCTGCCGCTGAACACCCACGGCGGGCAGCTGTCGCACGGCCGCACCCACGGTATGGGGCTGATACACGAGGCGGTCAGCCAGTTGCGGGGCGAAGCCGGTGAGCGGCAGGTCCCCGACGCCCGGGTGGCGGTCGCCAGCAGCGGCGGCCTGACCCCGAGCGGCGTGCTGCTGTTGCGGACGGACTCATGACCGACGGACCCGTGGCGGCTGCCGCACCGCGCTCCCGGCCACCCCGGCCCCGGGTCGTGCTCGTCGACGGGGTGCCGATGTCGGGGCTGCTGAGCGAGGCCGCCGACCCGCGAGCCGTGGTCGTGGCGCTGCACGGCGGCGGCACCACCTCGGCCTATTTCGACTGCCCCGGTCATCCCGAGCTGTCGCTGCTGCGGCTTGCCGCCGCGGCCGGGTTCACCGCGGTGGCGCTCGACCGGCCCGGGTACGGGGCGTCGGCGCCGTACCCGGACGCGATGCGACACCCCGACCAGCGGGTGTCTCTGGTCTACGGCGCGGTGGACACGATGCTCGGCGACCGCCCGACCGGCCACGGGGTCTTCGTGCTGGCGCACTCCAACGGTTGTGAACTCGCAGTGCGGTTGGCCGCCGCGGAACGGGGCGGTGAACTGCTCGGCATGGCCCTGGCCGGCACCGGCCTGCGGTACGAGCCCGCCGCCGCCGAGATCCTCAAGGCGGCGAGCCCGACGAACCGCCCGGTGGGTCTGCGGGAGCTGCTGTGGGAACCCGCGGCGGTGTATCCGCCGGAGGTTCTCGCCGAACTGCCCAGCGCCGCGTCCGGGGCCCCGTACGAAGCGGCCCTGGTGGCCGGCTGGCCGCGCCGCGACTTCCGGGAACTGGCGCCGCAGGTCCGGATCCCGGTGTTGTTCAGCCGCGCCGAGCACGAACGGGTCTGGCAGTCCGGCCCGGAGGCGATGGCGGAGATCGCCGCGCTGTTCGCCGCCAGTCCCCGGGTGGTCACCGACGAGATCCTGGGCGCCGGGCACAATCTCAGCCTCGGCTGGACCGCCGCGGCGTACCACCTCAGGGTCTTGTCGTTTGTCGCAGAATGCGTCGCCGCGCGTCAGCGCGGCCGCACCGGAATGGAAGTGGAGGCGGGTTGATGCGCGTTGGCTTCATCGGTCTGGGCAGCCAGGGCGGCCCCATGGCCCGGCGGATCGCCGAGAACGGTTACGAGACCACCCTGTGGGCGCGCCGGGCCGCCACGCTCGAACCGTTCGCCGACACCCCGGCCAAGACGGCGGGCTCGCCGGCCGAACTCGGCGCCGCCAGCGACCTGGTCTGCCTGTGCGTGGTCGGCGACGACGATGTGCGTGAGGTGCTCTACGGCGATACCGGGGTGCTGGCCGGTCTGGCACCCGGCGGTGTCGTGGCGATCCACAGCACGGTGCACCCGGACACCTGCCGGGAGATCTCGGAAAAGGCTGCGGCCCAGCAGGT contains:
- a CDS encoding thiolase C-terminal domain-containing protein, which codes for MTRPLPQLTFDNEFFWTAGADGQLKILGCRDCDALIHPPQPVCRYCRGHNLAPRVVSGQGILTGFTVNHRFGFPDLPPPYVVAQVAVAEDPRVRLTTNIVECDPDELTLGQRVEVLFEKIEDVWLPMFRPTGQTEPADLPADEIAPTDFAKHVRPMLTPDKFEDRAAITGIGASRIGRRLMVPPLSLTIEACEAAVADAGLTFDDIDGLSTYPGIDTAGMGEGGVTALEGALGLRPTWINGGMDTFGPGGSVIAAMMAVATGLARHVLCFRTLWEASFNQLMKEGRLAPPMGARTTSWQMPFGATSAAHTLALNAQRHFHRYGTTRETLGWIALNQRANAALNPTAVYRDPLTMDDYLNARPITTPFGLYDCDVPCDGAVAVIVSAVDAARDLRKPPVLVEAVGTQIIERTDWDQTTLTHEPQVLGQSAHLWSRTSLRPEDVDVAQLYDGFTFNCLSWIEALGFCGIGEAKDFLDGGRNIARDGVLPLNTHGGQLSHGRTHGMGLIHEAVSQLRGEAGERQVPDARVAVASSGGLTPSGVLLLRTDS
- a CDS encoding alpha/beta fold hydrolase; translated protein: MTDGPVAAAAPRSRPPRPRVVLVDGVPMSGLLSEAADPRAVVVALHGGGTTSAYFDCPGHPELSLLRLAAAAGFTAVALDRPGYGASAPYPDAMRHPDQRVSLVYGAVDTMLGDRPTGHGVFVLAHSNGCELAVRLAAAERGGELLGMALAGTGLRYEPAAAEILKAASPTNRPVGLRELLWEPAAVYPPEVLAELPSAASGAPYEAALVAGWPRRDFRELAPQVRIPVLFSRAEHERVWQSGPEAMAEIAALFAASPRVVTDEILGAGHNLSLGWTAAAYHLRVLSFVAECVAARQRGRTGMEVEAG